CGCGAAGCCGGAAGCGGCGCCGCGCGCGGTCTGCGAAAGCGCGTCCACGTCCTCGTCGTCCACCTCGGTCATCATCCACGTCCGCTCGCGCTCGGCGTATTTCGACGCGTCGAGAACGCGGTGGTACCACAGGAAGTACGTGCGATGCGGCTTCCCCGGCACCGGCATGTAGGCGTTGATCGAGAGGCCCCACGGGTAGACATTGAGCGTCAGGTTCGGCCACACGAACCACCAGAGCGCGAAAACGCGCTTCGTCGGGTGGCGGAAGCGCTCGGCGACCTGATCGGGCGCGAGACCGTGCGCGGGGTCCTTCGCCCACGCCCACTGGAGGACCGCGTCGCCGTGGATCTCGGTCGCGTAGCTTGCGAGGTCGAGCGCGTCCGCGAGGCCTCCGGGCTTGCGGTGGATGAACGGGATGTGGAGCGCGTCCAGGTAGTTCCACGCGTGCTGCTTCCAGTTGCCCGCAAGCTCCCGAGCCTCGACGTCCATGCGGCGCGGCGCGAGCGCGGCGAGGTCGAGCGCGCCGAGCGAGGCCGCGACCGGCGCAAGCGTCGCTTCGAGGGTTTGCGCGGGCGCGCCGATCGACGCGAAAAGGAGGCCGCCCCATTCTCCGGCCGGAAGGGCGCGGAGGTCGTCGTCCGGGGAGGGGAACGCCTCGACCTTCTCGAAGCCGGGCTGGTGGACGAACTTCCCCGCGCAGTCGAATTGCCGCCCGTGCTGCGGGCAGGTGATCGCCTTCTCGCGGCCCGGGCCCGCGACGAGCGTGTGCCACGCATGGGTGCAGACGTTCGGGAACATCCGGAGCGCGCCGTCCCAATCGCGCTGGAGGAAGAACGGCTTGTCGAGGAGGCTCGTCGGCGCGCGGGCGCCTCGGCGGCGAACGAGGTCCGCGAGCGAGCGCGGGTCGTCGCGGGCCTCGTGGGGGCTGCGCTCGGGCACGAGGAGCCAGGCGCGCGGGAAGAGACGCTCGATCTCGAGCGCGAGGAACGCGGGGTCCGTGAACGCCTCCGCGGGAAGCGTCCTCGCCCGCGCGATGTCCGCCGCCACTTCGAATCGCTCGCGCTGCACGTCGCGCGAACGCCCCGCAGCGGGATGAAGGCTCCGCGACGCTCGACCGAAAGCTAGATGGAGCCCCATACGGGTGGGCAGCCGGGTTGACCCATGGCCGAAACCCGTCGCGATCTCGTGAAGACCGTTTGGCCGGACAAGCTCCTGTTCGGCGCCATCATGCTCCTTGTCACGTCGGCCATCGGCCTGCTCCACGGGCTCGTGGGCATGGCGGTCGACATCCGCTACGGAAAGAAGGTTCCCGAGTTCCTGGTCGCGATGCCGCCCGAAGGCACCGTCGTCCTGTCGGCCGCGGCGGCCGTGCTCGCCGTCCTCGCGCTGCGCCGCGTGCAGACCTCGTTCGGCATCGCGGGCGCGGTGAGCGGCGTCCTCGCGCTCGGCCTCCTCGGCCTGGGATCGCTCTTCTCGCTCATCGCGCTCGGTTTCCTCGTCGTCGCCCGACAGGAGGGCGAGGACACGACGCCCGAGACGGCGCGGCTCGCCCCGGAGGACTGGCCCGACAAGTCGCTCGCGGCGAGCCTCCTCCTCTTCATGGCGGGCGGCGTGAACGTCGTCTGGGGCCTCGCGCTCATCCTCGACGTTGTGGGCTTCGGGACCATGGGCGCGGTCGTCGGCCCGCTCGCGGCGGCGGCCGGCCTCTTCGGCCTGGTCGCGAGCTGGTCGCTCTACCATCAGCGCGGCGCGAAGCGGGGCACCGTCGCGGCTCTCCTGAACGTCTTCGCGCTCGGGGCCTACGTCCTCGGCCCCCTGCTCGCCGTCGCCGCGCTCGTGCTCATCGGAAAGGCGCGCGCCGAGGGCGAGTTCGCGGTTCGCGCCAGGCCTGCCTCCGCCGCGGCCCCGGTCGCGAACCCCCCCGCCCCGAAAGGTCCCTGAGTCCCTGGGCACCCGGCCCGTTTCAGGAGGGGCCTTGGCCGCGCGCGTCGATGGCCTCGCATGACCGAGCCGCGACCGGGCGAACGCGCCCTTCCCATGCGCTCGCTCGAGGACGCGGTCCGCTCGCTGAACGCGATGGCGGCCAGGCTCTCCGAGGTCGAGCCCGACCCCTCCCCGAAGACCGAGGCCGGGGACGACGGCGTGCTCTTCGTGCACACCGTCGACGGCCGGACGCTTCCGCGTCGGTGAGCCTACACGACGACGATCGCGCCGACCATGCCGAAGCGGTAGTGCAGCTCGCAGAAGTACGGATACGTTCCGGGCGTCGCGAACGTGCGGCTCACGCGCGCCCCTTGGGCAAGACCCTCGTGGAACGTGTCCGCGTCGCCGTCCGCGTTGGCGGGGTCGTTCGCGACGCCGTCGAGAGCGTCCTCCATCGTGTCGCTCGTCGTCACGGTGTGCGGAAGGAGCCGGCCCTCCCACGTGACCGTAGTCCCCGCGGGAACCGCGAGGACGGGCGAGACGAACGAGAAGCCGGCGGCTTCGACCAGGACCTCGGCTTCCTCCGGCGCCTCCACGACGGGCGCGACGCGCAGCACGCCGGCCCCGTCCGCGACGTACATCGCCCCGTCCGGCCCGAAGAGCACGTCCGTCGGGAGGCCGAGGCCCGTGACGAAGTCGCTCACCCCGACGGCTTCGCCGTCCGGGCCCAGCTCGACGCGCACCACCTTGTGGCCGACGTCGTGCGTCGAGAAGCCCTTGCGGTGCGGCTCGGGGAAGAACGGCCCGCACTCCCCGACGTAGACGGAGCGGCCGTAGGCGCCCGCGAACGCGGCGGGCCCCGGGGTCGGAAGGTCGAGGCCCGTCGCGCACACGTGCCATCCG
This genomic stretch from Candidatus Thermoplasmatota archaeon harbors:
- a CDS encoding SRPBCC family protein — translated: MQRERFEVAADIARARTLPAEAFTDPAFLALEIERLFPRAWLLVPERSPHEARDDPRSLADLVRRRGARAPTSLLDKPFFLQRDWDGALRMFPNVCTHAWHTLVAGPGREKAITCPQHGRQFDCAGKFVHQPGFEKVEAFPSPDDDLRALPAGEWGGLLFASIGAPAQTLEATLAPVAASLGALDLAALAPRRMDVEARELAGNWKQHAWNYLDALHIPFIHRKPGGLADALDLASYATEIHGDAVLQWAWAKDPAHGLAPDQVAERFRHPTKRVFALWWFVWPNLTLNVYPWGLSINAYMPVPGKPHRTYFLWYHRVLDASKYAERERTWMMTEVDDEDVDALSQTARGAASGFAPRGRFAPETERGPHWFHRRVFESVFTASG